In the Staphylococcus sp. IVB6240 genome, one interval contains:
- the sufD gene encoding Fe-S cluster assembly protein SufD: MTTETLNISEAQLVDYSQAQNEPSWMTALRKDALAQAESLEMPKPDKTKIDKWDFDSFKQHHTTGAAFEDLKALPTEIDRIINVEETENLIIQHNNSLAFTKVNEKAQQDGVIIEHISDALKNHSDLVEKYYMKDAVTVDEHRLTALHTALMNGGVFVYVPKNVVVADPIQYVVLHDDENASFFNHVLIVTEESAELTYVENYLSTTSGEGNQINIISEVIAAPNAKVSYGSVDFLDKGFTGYIIRRGVTAADATINWSLGLMNEGNQIIDNITNLIGDRSTSDLKSVVVGRGDQTINLTSKIVQYGKETDGYILKHGVMKENASSIFNGIGHIKHGGTGSAANQSSRVLMLSENARGDANPILLIDEDDVEAGHAASVGRVDPEQLYYLMSRGISQEEAERLVIHGFLDPVVRELPIEDVQRQLREVIELKVGK; encoded by the coding sequence ATGACGACTGAAACATTAAATATTTCTGAAGCGCAACTTGTTGATTATTCACAGGCTCAAAACGAACCTTCTTGGATGACAGCGCTAAGAAAAGACGCGTTAGCACAAGCTGAGTCTTTAGAAATGCCAAAACCAGATAAAACAAAGATCGATAAATGGGATTTTGATTCATTCAAACAACACCATACAACAGGTGCAGCTTTTGAAGATCTTAAAGCATTACCAACTGAAATCGATCGTATTATAAATGTAGAAGAAACAGAAAATCTTATCATCCAACATAACAACTCACTTGCTTTCACAAAAGTAAATGAAAAAGCACAACAAGATGGTGTGATTATTGAACATATCAGCGATGCGTTGAAAAATCACAGCGACTTAGTTGAAAAGTATTATATGAAAGATGCGGTAACTGTTGATGAACATCGTTTAACTGCATTACACACAGCGTTGATGAATGGTGGCGTATTTGTATATGTTCCTAAAAACGTTGTTGTTGCGGATCCAATTCAATATGTCGTATTACATGACGATGAAAATGCTAGTTTCTTCAACCACGTATTAATCGTGACTGAAGAAAGTGCAGAGCTGACTTATGTAGAAAACTACTTATCTACAACAAGTGGTGAAGGTAACCAAATCAATATTATTTCAGAAGTAATTGCAGCACCAAATGCGAAAGTATCTTATGGTTCTGTAGACTTCTTAGATAAAGGATTTACAGGTTACATTATCCGCCGTGGTGTCACTGCAGCCGATGCAACAATTAATTGGTCATTAGGTTTAATGAACGAAGGTAACCAAATCATTGATAATATAACAAATCTTATCGGTGATCGTTCAACATCAGACTTGAAGTCAGTTGTTGTAGGTCGTGGAGATCAAACAATTAATTTAACGTCTAAAATCGTACAATACGGTAAAGAAACAGATGGCTATATCTTAAAACACGGTGTTATGAAAGAAAATGCATCATCAATCTTTAATGGTATCGGTCATATCAAACATGGTGGTACAGGTTCAGCAGCTAACCAATCATCTCGTGTGTTAATGTTATCTGAAAATGCACGTGGTGACGCAAACCCAATCTTATTAATTGATGAAGATGATGTAGAAGCAGGTCACGCAGCATCAGTTGGACGTGTAGACCCTGAACAACTTTACTACTTAATGAGTCGTGGTATTTCACAAGAAGAAGCAGAACGTTTAGTTATCCATGGCTTCTTAGACCCAGTTGTTCGCGAATTACCAATTGAAGATGTACAACGTCAATTACGCGAAGTTATCGAACTTAAAGTAGGTAAATAA
- a CDS encoding methionine ABC transporter permease — protein MGKSFSEILNEMITMPNIRWPEVWIATYETLYMTVISTVFSFVLGLVLGIILFLTSKSKSKVGRVFYSIVSFFVNLFRAIPFIILILLLIPFTSLILGTISGPTGALPALIIGASPFYGRLVEIALKEIDKGVIEAARSMGSNTWTVILKVLIPESLPALISGITVTAIALVGSTAVAGVIGAGGLGNLAYLTGFTRNQNDVILVSTILILIIVFVIQFLGDWFTNKIDKR, from the coding sequence ATGGGTAAGAGTTTTAGTGAAATCTTAAATGAGATGATCACAATGCCAAATATTCGTTGGCCAGAAGTTTGGATTGCAACGTATGAAACACTTTATATGACTGTGATTTCAACGGTATTTTCATTTGTACTAGGTTTAGTTTTAGGTATTATCTTATTCTTAACATCTAAGAGTAAGTCGAAGGTTGGTCGTGTATTTTATAGCATCGTATCATTCTTTGTAAACTTATTCCGTGCTATTCCGTTCATCATTTTAATCTTGCTTTTAATTCCATTTACAAGCTTGATTCTCGGAACAATCAGTGGTCCAACGGGTGCGTTACCGGCGTTAATTATCGGTGCTTCACCTTTCTACGGTCGACTTGTTGAAATTGCACTTAAAGAAATTGATAAAGGTGTTATCGAAGCAGCACGTTCAATGGGGTCAAATACTTGGACAGTGATTTTGAAAGTTTTAATTCCAGAATCATTGCCAGCATTGATTTCAGGTATTACCGTAACAGCCATTGCACTTGTAGGATCTACAGCAGTTGCCGGTGTTATCGGTGCCGGTGGTTTAGGTAACTTAGCTTACTTAACTGGTTTTACACGTAACCAAAATGACGTTATCTTAGTTTCAACTATCTTAATCTTGATCATCGTTTTTGTAATTCAATTCTTAGGGGATTGGTTTACAAATAAAATAGATAAACGATAA
- the sufC gene encoding Fe-S cluster assembly ATPase SufC, producing the protein MPSVLEIKDLHVSIDDKEILKGVNLTINTNEIHAIMGPNGTGKSTLSSAIMGHPSFEITQGEVLLDGVNVLELEVDERAKAGLFLAMQYPSEITGVTNADFLRSAINAQREEGQEINLMQFIKQLDKHMDFLEMDKDMAQRYLNEGFSGGEKKRNEILQLMMLQPKFAILDEIDSGLDIDALKVVSKAINEMRGEEFGSLIITHYQRLLDYITPDFVHVMYNGIIVKSGGAELAKRLEEEGYEWVKEEYEALEAK; encoded by the coding sequence ATGCCATCAGTATTAGAAATTAAAGATTTACACGTATCTATTGACGATAAAGAAATCTTAAAGGGTGTTAACTTAACAATTAACACAAATGAAATACATGCAATCATGGGACCAAATGGTACAGGTAAGTCAACTTTATCTTCAGCAATCATGGGTCATCCATCATTTGAAATCACTCAAGGTGAAGTATTATTAGATGGTGTGAATGTACTTGAATTAGAAGTAGATGAACGCGCTAAAGCAGGTCTTTTCCTTGCAATGCAATATCCATCTGAAATCACTGGTGTGACAAATGCGGACTTCTTACGTTCAGCAATCAATGCACAACGTGAAGAAGGTCAAGAAATCAACTTAATGCAATTCATTAAGCAATTAGACAAGCACATGGACTTCTTAGAAATGGATAAAGACATGGCACAACGTTACCTAAACGAAGGTTTCTCTGGTGGGGAAAAGAAACGTAACGAAATTTTACAATTAATGATGTTACAACCTAAATTCGCTATCCTAGATGAAATCGACTCAGGTCTTGATATCGACGCATTAAAAGTTGTATCTAAAGCTATCAATGAAATGCGTGGAGAAGAATTCGGTTCATTAATCATCACACACTACCAACGTCTATTAGACTACATCACTCCTGACTTCGTACACGTAATGTACAACGGTATCATTGTTAAATCAGGTGGTGCTGAATTAGCAAAACGTCTTGAAGAAGAAGGTTACGAGTGGGTTAAAGAAGAATACGAAGCGTTAGAAGCGAAGTAA
- a CDS encoding nitroreductase: MELQDAIKNRRSIKKFKHDMHIDDAAVHQAIIDAAEAPNHGMREPWRTVYVPKYKLGEMSREISRYAFPKEPEKQQSHYDAVTNLGGFVALIMKCDTRQREENENYLAVGAFAQNLLLLLYEQGIGTCWKTPQYIFNPKVRQAFGVLPDERLVGFIYLTDLKEEDKMKKCERKNRGLVTDFI; encoded by the coding sequence ATGGAACTTCAAGACGCCATTAAGAATCGTAGAAGTATCAAGAAGTTCAAACACGACATGCATATCGATGATGCAGCAGTACATCAAGCAATCATTGATGCTGCAGAAGCACCAAATCATGGTATGAGAGAGCCATGGCGTACAGTTTATGTACCAAAGTATAAGTTGGGTGAAATGAGTAGAGAGATTTCTCGCTATGCGTTTCCAAAGGAGCCAGAAAAACAGCAAAGTCATTATGATGCGGTAACAAATCTAGGTGGTTTTGTTGCGTTGATTATGAAATGTGATACGCGTCAACGTGAAGAAAATGAAAATTATCTCGCTGTTGGTGCATTTGCACAGAATTTATTGCTATTGCTTTACGAACAAGGTATTGGTACATGTTGGAAAACACCACAATATATTTTCAATCCAAAAGTACGACAAGCATTTGGTGTGTTACCTGATGAACGTCTTGTAGGCTTTATATATTTAACAGACCTTAAAGAAGAAGACAAGATGAAGAAATGTGAGAGAAAAAATAGAGGTCTTGTGACTGATTTTATTTAA
- a CDS encoding D-2-hydroxyacid dehydrogenase, producing MKKIKVFDVRVDEQPALQRWIEQHKDEVEVVLTEDSLGGEHLSQLEDIDGITISQMTKVDPNYFKVLADNGIHHIAQRSAGFDMYDLPAANEAGIKISNVPSYSPQSIAEFAVTRTLALVRHTDRIDRNVAVQDFTWDLEVQGRTIESLKVGVLGTGRIGSRAAKIFNGFGAEVVAYDLAPNPELENVLTYVDSLEELVKDIDVLTIHIPGSPENKYVVNEAVLSHAKPGLLVINTARGVVLDTEALIRKLDDGTVAAAAIDTYENEGPYFTHDWTNKPLEDPILSHLLERDEVLISPHVAFYTDEAVQNLVDIPLDDVLSYINTQTADHIVNP from the coding sequence ATGAAGAAAATTAAAGTATTTGATGTCAGAGTAGATGAACAACCTGCATTACAAAGATGGATTGAGCAACATAAAGATGAAGTAGAGGTCGTTTTAACAGAGGATAGTTTAGGCGGAGAACATCTGTCACAACTTGAAGATATTGATGGTATTACGATTTCACAAATGACTAAGGTAGATCCAAATTATTTTAAAGTGTTGGCGGATAATGGTATTCACCATATCGCACAGCGTTCTGCAGGATTTGATATGTATGACTTACCAGCTGCGAACGAAGCAGGCATTAAAATCTCAAATGTCCCAAGTTATTCTCCGCAATCAATTGCTGAATTTGCAGTGACAAGAACTTTAGCCTTAGTACGTCATACTGATCGTATTGATCGCAATGTGGCTGTACAAGATTTCACATGGGATTTAGAGGTACAAGGACGTACAATAGAATCTCTGAAAGTTGGTGTGCTTGGTACAGGACGAATTGGCAGTCGTGCTGCAAAAATTTTCAACGGCTTCGGTGCAGAAGTTGTGGCATATGATTTAGCACCAAATCCAGAATTAGAAAATGTGCTCACATATGTAGATTCATTGGAAGAGTTAGTGAAAGATATTGATGTATTAACAATACATATCCCAGGTTCACCCGAAAACAAATACGTTGTGAATGAGGCGGTGTTAAGTCATGCGAAACCAGGATTACTCGTCATTAATACAGCGCGTGGTGTTGTATTAGATACAGAAGCATTAATTCGTAAGTTGGATGATGGTACTGTAGCTGCTGCTGCTATTGATACGTATGAAAATGAAGGACCATACTTTACACATGATTGGACAAATAAACCATTAGAAGATCCGATTTTAAGTCACCTACTTGAACGTGACGAAGTTTTAATCTCCCCTCATGTCGCTTTTTATACAGATGAAGCGGTTCAAAACTTAGTTGATATTCCATTGGATGACGTATTATCATATATTAATACGCAAACTGCAGATCATATTGTCAATCCATAA
- the aroD gene encoding type I 3-dehydroquinate dehydratase, whose protein sequence is MNEVKPQIVASLMPKSQRLTAHELEKATENIPYFDILELRIDAIPSCDIEMVEQMVSALKELNGSFQILVTYRTQSQGGEGDLEESAYQQLLVDLSKLTQIDFIDVEWEPEVDRSMTCQKMLAQGAMIVASYHNFNETPSLDVMKKTYFRLSQMGASHVKIAVMPQSREDVLRVLHAVSEASDALTQWVTGISMSHLGLITRTAQSAFGGCLSFGALEEAVAPGQISVRQLFDAVKLYD, encoded by the coding sequence GTGAATGAAGTGAAACCCCAAATTGTTGCAAGTCTTATGCCGAAATCACAGCGTTTAACTGCGCATGAATTAGAAAAAGCAACTGAAAATATACCTTATTTTGATATTTTAGAATTACGCATTGATGCCATACCAAGTTGTGATATTGAGATGGTTGAACAAATGGTGAGCGCCTTAAAAGAGCTGAATGGATCATTTCAGATTCTTGTCACGTATCGCACCCAATCACAGGGGGGAGAGGGTGACCTAGAGGAATCAGCATATCAACAATTACTCGTTGATTTGAGTAAGCTAACGCAAATTGACTTTATCGACGTGGAATGGGAGCCAGAGGTTGATCGCAGCATGACATGCCAAAAGATGCTTGCGCAAGGTGCTATGATTGTTGCCTCATATCATAACTTCAATGAAACCCCTTCACTCGATGTCATGAAAAAAACGTATTTTCGTCTTTCTCAAATGGGGGCAAGTCATGTAAAAATTGCCGTTATGCCACAATCGAGAGAAGATGTTTTACGCGTGTTACATGCAGTTTCAGAGGCAAGTGATGCACTGACACAATGGGTGACAGGTATTTCGATGTCTCATTTAGGCTTGATAACACGTACAGCACAATCTGCTTTTGGAGGTTGTTTATCATTTGGTGCATTGGAAGAAGCGGTAGCACCTGGCCAAATTTCGGTGAGGCAACTCTTTGATGCAGTAAAGCTATACGATTGA
- a CDS encoding thioredoxin family protein, whose protein sequence is MTQNHTQDEVLTEHFDEEVHLIFGYTSMCGTCKVSEHMLDIANKILALPLTKVNLNFYPEFNQENKIMSVPVLLIMKKDQEVERLYAFQSVPFLLEKIKKVIDES, encoded by the coding sequence ATGACACAGAATCACACACAAGATGAGGTGCTGACAGAACACTTTGATGAAGAAGTTCATCTCATTTTTGGATATACAAGCATGTGTGGGACATGCAAAGTTTCTGAACACATGTTAGATATTGCCAATAAGATTTTGGCGTTACCGTTAACGAAGGTGAATTTAAATTTTTATCCAGAATTTAATCAAGAAAATAAGATTATGTCAGTACCTGTTTTACTGATCATGAAAAAAGATCAAGAGGTTGAAAGGCTCTATGCATTTCAGTCAGTACCTTTTTTGTTAGAAAAAATAAAAAAAGTTATTGACGAATCTTGA
- a CDS encoding DUF368 domain-containing protein → MSKFKLSNIPRGFAMGISDLIPGVSGGTIALLLGIYDDFIASVSGVFSKNFKQSIAFLLPIVIGMGLAIGGLSSLINYLLAEHTIPTMYFFFGLIIGIVPFLVRISKIKQTFTVKHWAILVAAIVFLAVMALFKGDTAHGAPAYIDLSAPMLIKYFIAGICASSAMLLPGISGSFILLVFGVYSTVTYSISELVHFNFQALPVIITVGMGILVGFLLASKLITYLLQHYTYMTYAAILGLVIGSLFSVYPGIPASGITWFVSVLTLIAGFVISYVLGRYTEA, encoded by the coding sequence ATGTCTAAATTTAAACTTTCAAATATCCCTCGAGGGTTTGCCATGGGAATTAGCGACCTGATCCCAGGTGTGAGCGGAGGGACAATCGCTTTATTATTAGGAATCTATGATGACTTCATTGCTTCTGTCAGTGGTGTCTTCTCTAAAAACTTCAAACAAAGTATTGCCTTTCTACTTCCAATTGTTATTGGAATGGGTCTTGCAATCGGTGGTTTGAGCAGTCTCATTAACTATCTTTTAGCAGAACATACGATACCAACAATGTACTTTTTCTTCGGATTAATTATTGGAATTGTGCCATTTTTAGTGCGTATTTCAAAAATAAAACAAACATTCACAGTAAAGCATTGGGCAATTTTAGTAGCAGCGATTGTATTTTTAGCTGTCATGGCCCTTTTCAAAGGTGATACAGCTCATGGTGCACCTGCTTATATCGATTTATCAGCACCTATGTTGATTAAATACTTTATTGCAGGGATTTGTGCTTCAAGTGCTATGTTATTACCAGGTATTTCTGGTTCATTTATTCTATTAGTATTTGGTGTTTATAGTACGGTGACTTATTCAATTTCAGAACTTGTTCATTTTAATTTCCAAGCTCTCCCAGTGATTATTACTGTAGGAATGGGAATTCTAGTTGGTTTTCTACTGGCGAGTAAGTTAATTACTTATTTATTACAACACTATACGTATATGACGTATGCTGCTATCTTGGGGCTCGTAATCGGATCATTATTCTCTGTATATCCGGGCATCCCAGCAAGTGGTATCACATGGTTTGTATCTGTCTTAACGCTTATCGCAGGTTTCGTGATTAGTTACGTATTAGGACGTTACACTGAAGCATAA
- the gcvH gene encoding glycine cleavage system protein GcvH, translating to MAVPSNLKYSKEHEWVKVEGNTALIGITDFAQNELGDIVFVELPEVDDEVTEGDTFGSVESVKTVSELYSPVSGKVVEVNESLEDEPEAVNESPYENAWMVKVELSDESELDALMDAAAYEEMIGE from the coding sequence GTGGCAGTGCCAAGTAATTTAAAATATTCAAAAGAACATGAATGGGTAAAAGTGGAAGGTAATACAGCACTTATCGGTATTACTGATTTCGCACAAAATGAATTAGGCGATATCGTATTCGTTGAGCTTCCAGAAGTTGACGATGAAGTAACAGAAGGCGATACATTCGGTAGCGTAGAATCTGTAAAAACAGTTTCTGAACTTTATTCACCAGTATCAGGTAAAGTTGTTGAAGTTAACGAAAGCTTAGAAGATGAGCCAGAAGCTGTTAACGAATCACCATACGAAAATGCATGGATGGTTAAAGTTGAATTATCAGACGAAAGTGAGTTAGACGCATTAATGGATGCAGCTGCTTACGAAGAAATGATTGGCGAATAA
- a CDS encoding thioredoxin family protein — protein sequence MQAIKDMSQFNEVIQSAEPVIVKFEAGWCPDCKVMDMWIDPIVKKYNEYTWYVVDRDEVEEAATKHDVMGIPSILIFQNGEKLHHLHSANAKTPEQVESFLAESFGK from the coding sequence ATGCAAGCTATTAAAGATATGTCACAATTCAATGAAGTGATCCAAAGTGCAGAACCAGTCATCGTAAAATTCGAAGCAGGCTGGTGCCCTGACTGTAAAGTAATGGATATGTGGATTGATCCAATCGTTAAAAAATATAATGAGTATACTTGGTACGTTGTAGATCGTGACGAAGTTGAAGAAGCAGCAACAAAACATGATGTTATGGGTATTCCAAGTATTTTAATTTTCCAAAATGGTGAGAAGCTACACCACTTACATTCTGCAAATGCTAAAACACCAGAACAAGTTGAATCATTCTTAGCTGAAAGTTTTGGTAAATAA
- a CDS encoding Ohr family peroxiredoxin: MSIIYETTATNTGGRKGTVQTDDKALDLQITPPDNTDTDSTNPEQLFAAGYASCFNGAFDLILKRNKFRKAEPVVSITVRLVDDAEAESPKLEVDIHAKVKNMSQEDAEKSLQQAHEFCPYSKAINGNVDVALSVEVVE; encoded by the coding sequence ATGTCAATTATTTATGAAACAACAGCAACTAACACAGGTGGCCGTAAAGGTACTGTTCAAACTGACGATAAAGCTTTAGACTTACAAATCACACCACCAGATAACACAGACACAGATTCAACAAACCCTGAGCAATTATTCGCTGCAGGTTACGCATCATGCTTTAACGGTGCTTTTGATCTAATTTTAAAACGCAACAAATTCCGTAAAGCAGAACCAGTCGTGTCAATTACAGTTCGTTTAGTAGATGACGCTGAAGCTGAAAGTCCAAAATTAGAAGTAGACATTCATGCAAAAGTTAAAAACATGAGTCAAGAAGACGCAGAAAAATCTTTACAACAAGCACATGAATTCTGCCCTTATTCAAAAGCAATTAACGGAAACGTTGATGTCGCTTTAAGTGTAGAAGTCGTAGAATAA
- a CDS encoding ATP-binding cassette domain-containing protein: MIELKNIVKKYESKSKSVTAVDHVNLNIDKGTIYGIIGFSGAGKSTLVRLFNYLETPTSGDVIIGGDNIVELSKQALRQKRQKVSMIFQHFNLLWSRTVLDNIKFPLEIAGVPKAEAVEKAKSLVERVGLAGREHAYPSELSGGQKQRVGIARALANDPEVLLCDEATSALDPQTTDEILDLLLQLKKEQNLTIIIITHEMHVIRRVCDEVAVMENGRVIEEGKVSEVFENPQHQVTRRFVQEDLQPEHDFESIANALPLETGDRVIKLTFSGENTTQPVVSYIARKHNVTVNILEGNIKQAKTGAAGFLLLHIPAISQENFNHLQHDLELQNILVEVIKHG, from the coding sequence ATGATTGAGCTGAAAAATATTGTAAAGAAATATGAAAGCAAATCCAAATCTGTCACTGCAGTCGATCATGTCAATTTAAATATTGATAAAGGAACGATTTATGGCATTATTGGATTCTCTGGGGCAGGTAAAAGTACGCTTGTAAGGCTTTTTAACTACCTAGAGACACCGACATCGGGCGACGTCATCATTGGTGGCGATAATATCGTTGAATTAAGCAAACAAGCATTACGCCAAAAGAGACAAAAAGTAAGCATGATTTTCCAACATTTCAATTTATTATGGTCACGAACTGTTTTAGATAATATTAAGTTCCCATTAGAAATTGCAGGTGTCCCTAAAGCGGAAGCCGTAGAAAAAGCGAAGTCATTAGTAGAACGCGTTGGTTTGGCCGGCCGTGAACATGCATATCCATCAGAATTGTCAGGTGGTCAAAAACAGCGTGTTGGGATTGCTCGAGCATTAGCAAATGATCCAGAAGTGCTATTGTGTGACGAAGCGACAAGTGCGCTAGATCCACAAACCACTGATGAGATTTTAGATTTATTACTACAGTTGAAGAAAGAACAAAACCTCACAATTATTATCATCACACATGAAATGCACGTGATTCGTCGTGTATGTGATGAAGTTGCCGTGATGGAAAATGGCCGTGTCATTGAAGAAGGGAAAGTATCAGAAGTTTTTGAAAACCCACAACATCAAGTGACACGTCGATTTGTTCAAGAAGACTTGCAACCAGAACATGACTTCGAAAGTATTGCGAATGCATTACCACTTGAAACAGGTGACAGGGTCATCAAGTTAACATTCTCTGGTGAAAATACGACGCAACCAGTCGTTTCATATATCGCAAGAAAACATAATGTCACTGTGAATATTTTAGAAGGCAATATCAAACAAGCAAAAACGGGTGCAGCAGGATTTTTACTCCTACATATCCCAGCTATTTCACAGGAAAACTTTAATCATTTACAACATGATTTAGAGTTGCAAAACATTCTAGTTGAGGTGATTAAACATGGGTAA
- a CDS encoding MetQ/NlpA family ABC transporter substrate-binding protein: MKRILSIALVLVLAVALAACGNKEDKNDKKVVVGASPAPHAEILEEAKPLLKDKGYDLEVKVINDYTTPNKLLDAGEIDANFFQHTPYLETEKKDKKYKIESVGNVHLEPMAVYSQKYKSLKDLPDGAEVFVSNNPAEQGRFLKFFVDEGLIKIKDGVKIQDATFDDIVENKKDIKFNNKQAAEFLPKTYQNNEGDAVIINSNYAIEQKLNPQKDSIAVENGKDNPYANLIAVQEGHKDDAKIKALIEVLQSKDIKDFINKKYDGAVTPAE, translated from the coding sequence ATGAAAAGAATTTTATCCATTGCATTAGTTCTTGTTTTAGCAGTAGCACTTGCTGCATGTGGTAACAAAGAAGACAAAAATGATAAGAAAGTTGTTGTAGGTGCATCTCCAGCACCTCATGCAGAAATCCTTGAAGAAGCTAAACCATTATTAAAAGATAAAGGTTATGACTTAGAGGTAAAAGTAATCAATGACTACACAACACCTAACAAATTGTTAGATGCAGGTGAAATCGATGCAAACTTCTTCCAACATACACCATATTTAGAAACTGAAAAGAAAGACAAAAAATACAAAATTGAATCAGTAGGTAATGTTCACTTAGAACCAATGGCTGTCTATTCTCAAAAATATAAAAGCTTAAAAGACTTACCAGATGGAGCAGAAGTTTTCGTTTCTAACAACCCAGCTGAACAAGGTCGTTTTCTTAAATTCTTCGTGGATGAAGGATTAATCAAAATCAAAGATGGCGTTAAGATTCAAGATGCTACTTTTGATGACATTGTAGAAAACAAAAAAGACATTAAGTTCAACAACAAACAAGCGGCAGAGTTCTTACCAAAAACTTACCAAAACAACGAAGGTGACGCGGTTATTATCAACTCTAACTATGCAATTGAGCAAAAGTTAAACCCGCAAAAAGACTCTATCGCAGTTGAAAACGGCAAAGACAATCCTTATGCAAACCTAATTGCAGTTCAAGAAGGACATAAAGATGATGCGAAAATCAAAGCATTAATTGAAGTTTTACAATCTAAAGACATCAAAGACTTTATCAATAAGAAATATGATGGTGCAGTAACTCCAGCAGAATAA
- a CDS encoding MetQ/NlpA family ABC transporter substrate-binding protein yields MKKLRLFTLLVVVFAVVLTACGQQKEASKDDKKIVVAASPIPHGEVVKKAGDILKKDGYDVEVREVNDYKIPNKLLDKGDVDANMFQHVPYLKAEQKSHGYQLEEVGKVLTTPMGVYSQKHKSLKDLPNGAKIYVSNNPAEEGRFLSFFVKEGLIKIKDGVKIEDAKFDDIVENKKNIQFDNQQGAEFLPKTYNNNEGDAVILNSNYAIDNGLKPLEDSIVVEDESSPFANVLVVQKGHKDDKKFQDLIKALQSDEVRDYIKKEYNGAVIPAK; encoded by the coding sequence ATGAAAAAATTAAGACTATTTACACTATTGGTAGTTGTATTCGCTGTCGTTTTAACAGCATGTGGACAACAAAAAGAGGCATCAAAAGATGATAAGAAAATTGTTGTAGCAGCATCACCAATACCGCATGGAGAAGTCGTGAAAAAGGCAGGAGACATTCTTAAAAAAGATGGATACGATGTTGAAGTAAGAGAAGTCAATGATTATAAGATCCCTAATAAATTACTTGATAAAGGTGATGTCGATGCGAATATGTTCCAACACGTTCCATATTTAAAAGCAGAACAAAAATCACATGGTTATCAATTAGAAGAAGTTGGGAAAGTGTTAACAACGCCAATGGGTGTATATAGCCAAAAGCATAAAAGTCTTAAAGATTTACCCAATGGTGCAAAAATCTATGTTTCTAATAATCCAGCTGAAGAAGGTCGTTTCTTATCATTCTTCGTTAAAGAAGGTTTAATCAAAATTAAAGATGGTGTCAAAATTGAAGATGCTAAGTTCGATGATATTGTAGAAAATAAAAAGAATATCCAATTTGATAACCAACAAGGTGCAGAATTCTTACCTAAAACATATAACAATAATGAAGGTGACGCTGTGATTCTAAACTCAAACTATGCGATTGATAATGGATTAAAGCCGCTTGAAGATTCAATTGTAGTGGAAGATGAATCTTCACCATTTGCAAATGTGTTAGTTGTTCAAAAAGGACATAAAGATGATAAGAAATTCCAAGACTTGATTAAAGCACTTCAATCTGATGAAGTGAGAGATTATATTAAAAAAGAATATAATGGCGCAGTGATTCCTGCAAAATAA
- a CDS encoding arsenate reductase family protein: MIKFYQYKNCTTCKKAAKFLTEQGVSFEPIDIVQLNPTKEEFEKIVASTGIEVKKLFNTHGAKYRELNLKDKLPEMSDDEMLELLATDGMLVKRPLAVSGDKVTVGFKEETYRETWL; the protein is encoded by the coding sequence ATGATAAAGTTTTATCAATACAAAAATTGTACAACTTGTAAAAAGGCCGCTAAGTTTTTAACAGAGCAAGGTGTGAGCTTTGAACCAATTGATATTGTACAGCTTAACCCTACGAAAGAAGAATTTGAAAAAATTGTAGCATCTACGGGAATAGAAGTTAAAAAATTATTTAATACACACGGTGCAAAATATCGTGAGTTAAATTTAAAAGATAAACTTCCAGAGATGTCAGACGATGAAATGTTAGAATTGCTAGCAACAGATGGTATGTTAGTGAAACGACCATTGGCAGTTTCTGGAGATAAAGTGACTGTTGGATTCAAAGAAGAAACTTATCGAGAAACGTGGCTGTAA